In Spirosoma aureum, a single genomic region encodes these proteins:
- a CDS encoding thioredoxin domain-containing protein: MPNQLINETSPYLLQHAHNPVDWYPWSEEALNRAITEDKPILVSIGYSACHWCHVMERESFEKEEVARVMNEKFVCIKVDREERPDVDAIYMDAVQAMGVQGGWPLNVFLMPDAKPFYGVTYLPQKNWVNLLSSIRDAYEEHRPDLEQSAEGFARELNLTDADRYGLTQSDPLYSPETLDVLYRKVAVKADDEKGGMRRAPKFPMPSIWRFLLRYYDVTGNDAALHQVRLTLDRMALGGIYDQLGGGFARYSTDGDWFAPHFEKMLYDNGQLLTLYAEGYSLTKSPLYRHVVYQTIAFAQRELLSPEGGFYSALDADSEGVEGKFYTFTTPELQAILGDDYDWFADLYNLTDEGNWEHGRNILHRTESDDSFAERMSWELADLNVRLDASHTRLMRVRDERIRPGLDDKILCSWNGLMLKGLATAYRVFGEPEFLALALRLAYFLLKNMHDSRNGRLWHTYKNGRARQTGFLDDYAAVIDGLIALYQATFTESWLSEADRLTQYVLTNFADSDPSADDLLYFTDKNGEELIARRKELFDNVIPASNSIMAENLYALSLLLERPAYAERADRMLGRVQPLVQQNADYLTNWASLFALRVRPTAEIAIVGPGAEQLRTELDAEFYPNKVLCGTTEKSDLPLLQQRGAIGGKTAVYVCYNRACQLPVTSVAEVWQLLR; the protein is encoded by the coding sequence ATGCCCAATCAACTAATAAACGAAACAAGTCCCTATCTGCTTCAGCATGCCCATAATCCGGTTGACTGGTATCCGTGGAGCGAAGAAGCATTAAACCGGGCCATTACAGAAGATAAACCTATTCTGGTCAGTATTGGCTATTCGGCCTGCCACTGGTGCCATGTGATGGAACGCGAATCGTTCGAGAAGGAAGAAGTTGCACGGGTAATGAACGAAAAGTTTGTCTGCATAAAAGTGGACCGGGAGGAACGCCCGGATGTTGACGCCATTTATATGGATGCCGTTCAGGCGATGGGCGTACAGGGGGGCTGGCCGCTCAATGTGTTTCTGATGCCCGATGCCAAGCCATTCTACGGTGTCACGTATCTGCCCCAGAAAAACTGGGTGAACCTGTTAAGCAGTATCCGCGATGCTTACGAAGAACACCGACCTGACCTTGAACAATCGGCCGAAGGATTTGCCCGCGAGCTTAACCTGACCGATGCCGACCGCTACGGCCTGACGCAAAGTGATCCCTTATATTCGCCCGAAACGCTCGATGTGCTCTACCGCAAGGTGGCCGTTAAAGCTGATGACGAAAAGGGCGGAATGCGCCGTGCACCCAAGTTCCCGATGCCCAGCATCTGGCGGTTTCTGCTTCGCTATTATGACGTTACGGGCAATGATGCGGCTTTGCACCAGGTGCGACTAACCCTCGATAGAATGGCGCTTGGTGGTATTTATGATCAACTGGGCGGAGGATTTGCCCGCTACTCGACCGATGGCGATTGGTTTGCCCCTCATTTCGAGAAAATGCTCTATGACAACGGACAACTACTGACGTTGTATGCCGAAGGCTATAGTCTGACCAAAAGTCCGCTATACCGGCATGTTGTGTATCAGACAATAGCCTTTGCGCAACGGGAGTTATTAAGTCCGGAAGGGGGCTTCTATTCGGCGCTTGATGCCGATAGCGAGGGCGTAGAAGGCAAGTTTTATACGTTTACGACACCAGAGCTTCAGGCCATTCTCGGCGATGATTATGACTGGTTTGCCGATTTATACAATCTTACTGATGAGGGCAACTGGGAGCACGGGCGAAATATTCTGCACCGGACAGAATCCGATGACTCCTTTGCCGAGCGTATGAGTTGGGAACTGGCTGACTTGAATGTTCGACTGGATGCCAGTCATACACGACTGATGCGCGTGCGTGATGAGCGAATCCGCCCCGGCCTTGATGACAAGATTCTCTGCTCCTGGAATGGGCTGATGTTGAAAGGGCTGGCTACGGCGTACCGGGTGTTTGGTGAACCCGAGTTTCTGGCACTGGCGTTACGCCTGGCGTATTTTCTGCTGAAAAACATGCACGATAGCCGGAATGGTCGTCTCTGGCATACCTACAAAAATGGCCGGGCCCGGCAGACTGGTTTTCTTGATGATTACGCGGCCGTTATCGATGGGCTAATCGCGCTCTACCAGGCTACGTTTACCGAAAGCTGGCTTTCTGAAGCGGACCGGTTAACGCAGTATGTACTGACAAACTTTGCTGACTCAGATCCCTCTGCCGATGATCTGTTATACTTCACGGATAAGAACGGCGAAGAACTCATCGCCCGTCGTAAGGAACTGTTTGACAATGTGATCCCTGCGTCAAATTCGATAATGGCCGAAAATCTGTATGCGTTAAGCCTGCTTCTGGAACGGCCAGCGTATGCTGAGCGGGCCGACCGAATGTTGGGTCGTGTGCAGCCTCTGGTTCAGCAGAACGCCGATTATCTGACTAACTGGGCTTCCCTGTTTGCCTTACGAGTCAGACCAACGGCTGAAATCGCCATAGTTGGACCTGGTGCTGAACAGCTACGTACTGAGTTGGACGCCGAGTTTTATCCGAACAAAGTGCTCTGTGGCACAACCGAAAAAAGCGATCTTCCCCTGTTGCAACAGCGTGGCGCGATTGGCGGCAAGACCGCCGTTTATGTTTGCTACAACCGGGCCTGCCAATTACCGGTAACGAGCGTTGCGGAAGTGTGGCAGTTGCTTCGTTAG
- a CDS encoding lysylphosphatidylglycerol synthase domain-containing protein produces the protein MSLKPSKKIIFWAKIIVFAGLVTYIGYVLRQQQFDWSIVQHQLRTVAHPERWAVALLVLTPINWGFEALKWQILLRRIEGVNFWGAYKGVLAGVALGFALPAQLGDTAGRVLSLRTNRTGAVGASLVSGGMQFYVALVFGTVAWAHHLTVVPERASSGGKLLLLILVGLSGGGIVFGLVRRPLIRWLEYRAGAGRFADFWVVAGQYDDREIALALGAATIRYLVFSVQFYLAFRLLGIVLPVAESASGIGLVFLAKTITPAFNLLSDLGVREAASLWVFAPFNVPAPVLLTATLTVWFANVLTPVLVGLIWVWKLKLTAE, from the coding sequence TTGTCGCTGAAACCATCTAAAAAAATCATCTTTTGGGCTAAAATCATCGTTTTTGCCGGACTTGTGACCTATATCGGTTACGTATTAAGGCAACAGCAGTTCGATTGGTCCATTGTGCAGCACCAGCTCCGAACGGTCGCTCACCCCGAACGTTGGGCAGTCGCTCTGCTCGTACTCACACCCATTAACTGGGGGTTTGAAGCGCTTAAATGGCAGATTCTTCTCCGTCGGATCGAAGGGGTCAACTTTTGGGGAGCTTATAAGGGCGTACTGGCCGGTGTCGCGCTGGGGTTTGCTCTTCCTGCCCAATTGGGCGATACGGCTGGCCGGGTGCTATCGCTGCGTACCAACCGAACGGGTGCGGTGGGGGCTTCGCTGGTGTCGGGCGGTATGCAATTCTATGTCGCCCTGGTATTCGGAACTGTAGCCTGGGCGCACCACCTGACGGTAGTGCCAGAGCGGGCATCATCGGGTGGAAAACTTCTGCTTCTGATCCTGGTCGGACTTTCGGGAGGGGGCATCGTTTTTGGATTAGTCCGCCGTCCACTGATCCGCTGGCTGGAATATAGAGCAGGAGCGGGTCGATTTGCGGACTTTTGGGTTGTGGCCGGGCAGTACGACGATCGTGAAATTGCACTGGCTCTTGGGGCTGCTACCATTCGGTATCTTGTCTTTTCTGTTCAGTTTTATCTGGCATTTCGATTGCTCGGTATCGTTTTGCCTGTGGCTGAATCTGCGTCAGGTATTGGGTTAGTATTTCTGGCCAAAACGATTACACCAGCGTTTAATCTCCTGAGTGATCTGGGAGTTCGGGAAGCCGCTTCCTTATGGGTCTTTGCCCCATTCAACGTACCCGCTCCCGTATTATTGACGGCTACATTAACGGTATGGTTCGCGAATGTGTTAACGCCGGTTCTGGTAGGATTGATCTGGGTATGGAAATTGAAACTGACCGCTGAATGA
- a CDS encoding tyrosine-protein phosphatase, whose protein sequence is MLTKSFWQRFIPHAKSPDTKQNVCFWQVDLHSHLLPGLDDGVKSPEDTLICLRQLADWGIQKVITTPHVSRDWYPNGTAAIRQGLATVQELIVQEQLPLTIEVAAEYLLDDFFLDFLNKNDILFFGNKRYILVETGWSSPPLRLNDMLFRIQTHGYIPVLAHPERYVYYHTDKAVLMRLRDIGCLFQLNWMSLCGRYGSHVEKQARYLLNQHCIDFIGSDLHRPGDLKTMERLFKPSDLKLLEEQPLLNASLMI, encoded by the coding sequence ATGCTTACGAAAAGCTTTTGGCAACGATTTATTCCACACGCTAAGTCCCCCGACACGAAACAGAATGTTTGTTTCTGGCAGGTTGACCTACATTCACACCTATTGCCCGGTCTGGACGATGGCGTTAAGAGTCCCGAAGATACGTTGATCTGTCTCAGGCAACTAGCTGATTGGGGTATTCAGAAAGTCATTACGACCCCACACGTTAGCCGCGACTGGTATCCCAATGGTACGGCTGCTATCCGGCAAGGGTTGGCAACTGTACAGGAACTCATTGTGCAGGAACAGCTTCCCCTAACCATCGAGGTTGCCGCTGAGTATCTTCTCGATGACTTCTTTCTGGATTTTCTTAACAAGAATGATATTCTTTTTTTTGGCAATAAACGCTACATTCTCGTCGAAACGGGCTGGTCGTCTCCTCCTCTTCGCCTGAATGATATGCTGTTTCGCATCCAGACGCACGGCTACATCCCCGTGTTAGCCCATCCCGAACGTTACGTCTATTATCACACCGACAAAGCGGTTTTAATGCGGTTACGGGACATTGGCTGTTTGTTTCAACTAAACTGGATGTCCCTTTGCGGACGTTATGGCTCCCATGTGGAGAAACAGGCGCGGTATTTACTCAATCAGCATTGTATCGACTTTATTGGTAGTGATCTGCACCGACCCGGCGACCTGAAAACCATGGAACGTTTATTCAAACCATCAGACCTCAAGCTGCTGGAAGAACAACCGCTTCTCAATGCGTCGTTGATGATCTAA
- a CDS encoding T9SS type A sorting domain-containing protein: MKTIKPEKFKYEALKAQKKPNPSFHEFFKIVLAKKCSMRVPIILFAGYIVCLLELLTPDSVAQTVCADRLTFTPVSQPNQIEWTKFPDFTLPFPVIYGGPRFTDQQASPLRHGFSHLVTVKDNEIGSLVTAQQRAIVYYGFATGINQPWETLSSPWNNDLNAYRTKWDSYLASLSGGQTNSAGQYRIPFNRFSLDIERILPSDTRILNLKKETSVPAVYRQLSDADFLAAYKNAIRNLYAEGLKYVRLHTDLTNTIVSSYADTPILNTYLNVIGNSWTDWTTNLSRVNYLVKDSTDRGVGGPYYTQLDALSPSSYYYYDYPNPLARDYLSYLLFQVEVNRAWSNKPVVPWVWLRYHDSSSSYPNFIQPFMAEATAIFPFFSGASGLWLWENPGLEQTRTDTYAAYEHFTHGLYRLSRFADMFQGAYELVIETPARDLMDKKLPVWRGVVKENNILIAAQNSYAEEGQKTSLVVRYKNWQRTIELTGREVYLCRFDMSAVTATEPVLGSVTVSPNPVSTVVTLTFPQLPNTPTELELFTIQGQSVVKKAVNSVKELLNVAQLPAGLYILRIQNTTESHTQRILVTH, translated from the coding sequence ATGAAGACGATAAAGCCCGAGAAGTTTAAATACGAAGCACTAAAGGCTCAGAAAAAGCCGAATCCATCGTTTCACGAGTTTTTTAAGATAGTTTTGGCGAAAAAATGCAGTATGCGTGTTCCGATTATTCTTTTTGCTGGCTATATCGTTTGTTTACTGGAATTACTTACTCCCGATTCGGTGGCCCAGACCGTCTGTGCCGACCGATTGACATTTACCCCCGTTAGTCAGCCGAATCAGATCGAATGGACTAAATTTCCAGATTTTACATTGCCGTTTCCAGTCATATATGGTGGTCCCCGCTTTACGGACCAGCAGGCAAGCCCGCTTCGGCATGGCTTCAGTCATTTGGTTACGGTGAAGGATAATGAAATTGGCTCATTGGTAACGGCCCAACAACGAGCTATTGTTTATTATGGCTTTGCGACTGGGATTAATCAGCCCTGGGAGACACTCTCCAGTCCCTGGAACAATGACCTGAACGCTTACAGAACGAAATGGGACAGTTATCTGGCTAGCCTGTCGGGAGGACAAACGAATTCGGCCGGGCAATATAGAATACCTTTCAACCGATTCTCGCTCGATATTGAACGCATATTGCCCAGCGATACGCGAATCCTTAACCTTAAAAAAGAAACATCGGTGCCCGCCGTTTACCGCCAGTTATCGGATGCCGATTTTCTGGCAGCCTACAAGAATGCCATTCGGAATCTCTACGCCGAAGGGCTCAAATACGTTCGCCTGCATACCGATCTAACGAATACGATCGTCAGCAGTTACGCCGATACACCTATCCTGAATACCTATCTTAACGTGATTGGCAACAGCTGGACCGACTGGACGACGAACCTGAGCCGGGTTAATTACCTGGTGAAAGATTCGACGGATCGTGGGGTGGGTGGGCCCTATTATACCCAACTGGACGCGTTGTCGCCATCATCCTACTATTATTACGACTATCCGAATCCGTTGGCACGCGATTATCTGTCTTACCTGCTGTTTCAGGTGGAGGTGAATCGGGCCTGGAGTAATAAACCTGTTGTGCCCTGGGTTTGGCTCCGGTATCATGACAGTTCGAGTAGTTACCCAAATTTCATTCAGCCGTTTATGGCGGAAGCTACGGCCATTTTTCCTTTTTTTTCGGGTGCATCGGGCCTGTGGCTTTGGGAAAATCCGGGGCTCGAACAAACCCGGACCGATACCTACGCAGCTTATGAACACTTCACGCATGGGCTCTATCGGCTTTCGCGGTTTGCCGATATGTTTCAGGGAGCGTATGAACTGGTCATTGAAACGCCCGCCCGCGATCTTATGGATAAAAAACTGCCTGTTTGGCGTGGGGTGGTTAAGGAGAACAACATCCTGATTGCGGCTCAAAACTCCTACGCCGAAGAAGGGCAGAAAACCAGCCTTGTTGTGCGGTATAAAAACTGGCAGCGAACCATCGAACTGACTGGACGAGAGGTGTATCTCTGCCGATTCGACATGAGTGCCGTTACGGCAACTGAGCCGGTACTGGGTTCAGTGACGGTATCGCCGAATCCTGTTAGTACTGTAGTTACCCTAACATTTCCGCAGTTGCCAAACACCCCAACCGAACTTGAGTTATTTACTATACAAGGCCAGAGCGTCGTAAAAAAGGCGGTTAACAGTGTTAAGGAGCTGTTGAATGTAGCGCAACTGCCCGCCGGTTTATATATACTCAGAATTCAAAACACCACAGAAAGTCATACCCAGCGGATCTTAGTAACCCATTGA
- a CDS encoding polysaccharide deacetylase family protein, producing MSFFLHKSNFLLRTVYPEFWWKIEDSAEPTIYLTFDDGPIPEVTEFVLEQLDRYAAQATFFCIGDNVRKHRDMLYKVLEAGHMVGNHTFNHLNGWKTEDENYLKNIQKCQQQLGVETSLFRPPYGRIKKTQAAEVMENYSVVMWDVLSGDFDQRLHPDVCLRKTIQYTEPGSIVVFHDSLKAWPTMRYVLPRMLAHFAERDYSFRAVPQPVYAGY from the coding sequence TTGTCTTTCTTTCTGCATAAGTCAAATTTTTTGCTCCGAACGGTTTATCCCGAGTTCTGGTGGAAGATCGAGGACAGCGCCGAACCAACCATTTATCTGACGTTCGACGATGGGCCGATTCCGGAAGTGACGGAATTTGTTCTGGAGCAACTGGATCGATACGCGGCTCAGGCGACTTTTTTCTGCATTGGCGACAATGTCAGAAAACACCGCGATATGCTCTATAAAGTCCTCGAAGCAGGCCATATGGTCGGTAACCATACGTTTAATCACCTGAATGGCTGGAAAACAGAGGATGAGAACTATCTGAAAAATATCCAAAAATGCCAGCAGCAATTAGGCGTTGAAACCTCCCTGTTTCGCCCACCTTATGGACGAATCAAAAAGACCCAGGCAGCCGAAGTGATGGAAAATTATTCCGTGGTGATGTGGGATGTGCTGAGTGGCGATTTCGACCAGCGTTTGCACCCGGATGTCTGCCTGCGCAAAACAATCCAGTATACCGAACCCGGTTCCATCGTTGTTTTTCACGACAGCCTGAAAGCATGGCCGACAATGCGTTATGTTTTGCCGCGCATGCTGGCGCATTTTGCCGAGCGGGATTATTCATTCCGCGCTGTTCCACAACCCGTTTATGCCGGATACTGA
- a CDS encoding glycosyltransferase family 2 protein, with amino-acid sequence MTTILLAVSLLYALFTFTLWLSWLRMPTFNATGGLEDGPRITVIIPVRNEADNIRALLDDLARQTYTNFDVIVADDSSTDQTLAIVQEYAHTARFPLHALALADERTASPKKRAISQSIAMARGQLIVTTDGDCRVGPDWLLTIAAFYQKTGLKLISGPVTFTTNRTLFDSLQTVEFASLIGSGATTMTLGRPTMCNGANLCYEKQVFMEVGGFAGVDQLASGDDEFLMHKIAARYPTGVGFLKSADALVRTMPHHSWSAFYNQRKRWASKWRMYQSWSPTVLAVFIFLSNAAPVVALAGWIAGFFTGNTTLFVVGLKVLPEFLFLRQVLVFLQKKSSVITIPLTQLIYPFYVVFFGLVAQGKGYRWKGRELS; translated from the coding sequence ATGACGACTATCCTGCTGGCAGTTAGCCTTCTTTACGCGCTTTTTACGTTCACGCTTTGGCTGAGCTGGCTCCGGATGCCCACTTTTAACGCTACTGGCGGTCTTGAAGACGGGCCACGCATTACGGTTATCATTCCGGTTCGCAATGAGGCAGACAACATTAGGGCCTTGCTGGATGATCTTGCCCGACAGACCTATACCAATTTCGACGTGATCGTGGCCGATGACTCCTCTACGGATCAAACTTTGGCTATCGTTCAGGAATACGCCCACACCGCTAGGTTTCCGCTGCATGCGCTGGCGCTGGCCGATGAGCGAACTGCGTCACCCAAAAAGCGGGCGATTAGCCAGAGTATCGCTATGGCGCGGGGTCAACTGATTGTTACGACCGATGGCGATTGCCGGGTCGGCCCGGACTGGCTCCTGACCATTGCTGCTTTTTACCAGAAAACGGGTTTGAAACTAATCTCAGGCCCGGTAACTTTTACAACCAATCGTACCCTTTTTGACTCCCTGCAAACAGTTGAATTTGCGAGCCTGATTGGTTCTGGGGCCACTACAATGACACTTGGGCGGCCAACCATGTGCAATGGTGCTAACCTTTGTTATGAAAAACAGGTTTTTATGGAAGTAGGCGGATTCGCTGGTGTCGATCAGCTTGCATCAGGCGACGATGAGTTCCTGATGCACAAGATTGCGGCCCGATACCCGACCGGTGTCGGATTCCTGAAAAGTGCTGATGCCCTGGTCAGAACAATGCCGCATCATTCGTGGTCTGCATTTTATAACCAAAGGAAACGCTGGGCCAGCAAATGGCGTATGTATCAGAGTTGGAGCCCGACAGTGCTGGCTGTATTTATTTTCCTGAGCAATGCGGCTCCTGTAGTAGCATTGGCTGGCTGGATAGCTGGTTTTTTTACCGGAAACACAACTCTTTTCGTTGTTGGACTGAAGGTTCTGCCAGAGTTTTTGTTTTTACGTCAGGTTCTTGTTTTTTTACAAAAAAAATCGTCGGTGATCACCATACCACTGACGCAATTGATTTACCCATTCTACGTCGTGTTCTTTGGACTGGTTGCTCAGGGCAAAGGGTATCGCTGGAAGGGGCGGGAACTCAGTTGA
- a CDS encoding secondary thiamine-phosphate synthase enzyme YjbQ, translated as MPTFQKTIHLPAYPRGFHLITRLVEREFTDIQQIRIGMLHVFIQHTSASLTINENADPTVRGDFERFFNKTVPENAPYYQHDYEGSDDMPAHLKAAMLGHSVSIPITNGRLNLGTWQGIYLGEHRNNGGRRTLVLTAWGEE; from the coding sequence ATGCCTACCTTCCAGAAAACCATTCATCTCCCCGCCTACCCCCGCGGCTTTCACCTGATTACCCGCCTTGTAGAACGCGAGTTTACGGACATCCAACAGATTCGGATTGGGATGCTGCATGTGTTCATTCAGCACACCTCGGCCAGTCTGACCATCAATGAAAATGCGGACCCAACGGTCCGGGGCGATTTTGAGCGTTTTTTCAATAAGACAGTCCCCGAAAATGCCCCCTATTATCAACACGATTATGAAGGCTCCGACGACATGCCTGCTCACCTGAAAGCGGCTATGCTGGGCCATTCTGTTTCCATACCGATCACAAATGGACGGCTAAACCTCGGAACCTGGCAGGGCATATACTTAGGCGAACATCGCAACAATGGCGGTCGCCGAACGCTCGTTCTAACAGCCTGGGGTGAAGAATAA
- the ruvC gene encoding crossover junction endodeoxyribonuclease RuvC → MIITPKPANVLPEKIILGVDPGTQIAGYGIISVKAGVMTMIQYGVVQLSKYSTYQLKLQKLYETILRLVDEYHPDEMAIEDPFFGKNVQAMLKLGRAQGVVMAAALSRNIPIVEYAPRRIKQSVTGNGNATKEQVSQMVSHLLRESLDPKFFDATDALAIAVCHHFHENALPKVSGKKTKKGAWGGFVSENSDRIL, encoded by the coding sequence ATGATAATTACTCCCAAGCCAGCTAATGTTCTCCCGGAAAAAATAATTCTGGGAGTCGATCCGGGCACACAGATTGCCGGTTATGGCATTATTTCGGTAAAAGCGGGGGTAATGACCATGATTCAGTACGGTGTTGTTCAATTGAGCAAATATAGTACCTACCAGCTGAAGCTCCAGAAACTCTACGAAACCATCCTGCGACTGGTAGACGAATACCACCCCGACGAGATGGCAATTGAGGATCCATTTTTCGGCAAGAATGTGCAGGCCATGCTTAAGTTAGGCCGGGCACAGGGGGTTGTTATGGCGGCTGCTTTATCGCGCAATATACCCATCGTCGAATACGCGCCCCGGCGCATTAAACAGTCGGTGACGGGTAATGGGAACGCCACCAAGGAGCAGGTTTCACAAATGGTCAGCCACTTGCTGCGTGAGAGCCTGGACCCAAAGTTTTTTGATGCAACCGATGCGCTCGCCATTGCGGTCTGCCACCATTTTCACGAAAATGCGTTGCCAAAAGTATCGGGCAAGAAGACGAAAAAAGGCGCGTGGGGTGGATTTGTCAGTGAAAATTCGGACCGGATACTGTAG